Below is a window of Ammoniphilus sp. CFH 90114 DNA.
GGGGCATGATGGAGTCGATTTTCATGAGCGACGAGGAGTATCAAGTTTATCTTCGTAAACTTCAGGAGGATAATAGAGAACTAGGAAGTACGTTTCTCCTGAAGATTCCTGAACTAACAGCGAATGATGTACTACAACTGAATCAAAATTTATATATGCATCTTATGCGGACGGTGGCCCAATTGTTAGAAACAGAACTCGGATCATCCATCAATAAACCGGATATCATTGAACGTTTATATCTGACGTTCTCTACATCTGATCATAGCTTTCTCCAGGGCTATCTTCAATTAAAGGACAAGCAGGTGTTTGATCTTCATCATCAGAAGATTTCCTTAATTGGTCAAATGGCCGCGGGTATGGCGCATGAAATTCGTAATCCTTTAACGTCAATTAAGGGCTTTATCCATCTGATCATGGAACAAATGAATAAAGAGACACTCGGTAAAGAGGATCTAAAATTTTATTTGGAAGTTTGTGAAGAACAAATGAATTCACTTGAATCTGTGGTCTCTAATTTTCTTTCACTAGCCCGCAATAAATCTAAACAAGCACCTGCCGAGGTGTTTACTCTTCAATCTGTAATGGAAAGATTGAATGTTCTTGCTCAATTCTATGCTCTCGAGAAAAGCGTGTTCTTTACCTATCAACTCCCGGAAAGTGAAATTGAGCTCTATGGTTCACCGAGTGATCTGGAGCAAATCTGTCTTAACATTAT
It encodes the following:
- a CDS encoding PAS domain-containing sensor histidine kinase, with the translated sequence MTNNQLKASLLGQAPIILQSNIRDMCCRSERFQNFFDQHLLLMKPVLTEGIRGMMESIFMSDEEYQVYLRKLQEDNRELGSTFLLKIPELTANDVLQLNQNLYMHLMRTVAQLLETELGSSINKPDIIERLYLTFSTSDHSFLQGYLQLKDKQVFDLHHQKISLIGQMAAGMAHEIRNPLTSIKGFIHLIMEQMNKETLGKEDLKFYLEVCEEQMNSLESVVSNFLSLARNKSKQAPAEVFTLQSVMERLNVLAQFYALEKSVFFTYQLPESEIELYGSPSDLEQICLNIIRNAMDAVSTGGHGKVHVEAIYKEEQKVIHLVIQDNGQGMSSDMLSKIWNPFFTTKETGTGLGLAISRQLIEDMGGTIDIGSIEGEGTEVTITLPVKD